One Helianthus annuus cultivar XRQ/B chromosome 7, HanXRQr2.0-SUNRISE, whole genome shotgun sequence genomic region harbors:
- the LOC110924964 gene encoding uncharacterized protein LOC110924964, with protein MEEYIRVDTCSVRDRVLGSWLWKHDPDPGAESDELSALLQVIAPVSLSSREDGWKWLGDPKGLFAVNSVKKAMAAASSISVEYVLDWNKWVPSKCNLFVWKAEMGRIPTADALSKRGMQVGDGLCPLCKSEAESVDHLFTSCVVAIVLWQKVSLWCRIPPIFAFSFHDLLEVYKSSHVKVVEKPVIQGIIFSAIWCLWKARNKAVFSGIEAKVESIFCDVKSFGYLWFKYRSSNNHISWLDWCNFSLL; from the coding sequence ATGGAAGAATATATTAGGGTTGACACTTGTTCCGTTCGTGATCGCGTCTTGGGAAGCTGGCTTTGGAAGCACGATCCGGACCCGGGAGCGGAGTCGGACGAGCTGTCCGCTTTGTTGCAGGTTATTGCTCCGGTCTCTCTCAGTTCGAGAGAGGATGGCTGGAAATGGTTGGGAGATCCGAAGGGCCTGTTTGCTGTCAACTCGGTTAAAAAGGCTATGGCTGCAGCCTCTTCGATTTCGGTCGAGTACGTCCTTGATTGGAATAAGTGGGTGCCGAGTAAGTGCAATCTGTTCGTTTGGAAAGCGGAGATGGGCAGAATCCCAACGGCAGACGCTTTAAGTAAAAGAGGGATGCAGGTGGGTGACGGGCTATGTCCTCTGTGTAAGTCGGAGGCCGAGTCGGTCGATCATTTATTCACGTCGTGTGTCGTCGCGATTGTTCTGTGGCAAAAGGTGAGTCTGTGGTGTCGCATTCCTCCTATCTTTGCGTTTTCTTTTCATGATTTGTTGGAGGTGTACAAGTCAAGCCATGTCAAAGTTGTCGAGAAACCGGTTATTCAGGGGATCATCTTTTCAGCTATTTGGTGTTTATGGAAGGCCCGGAACAAGGCTGTCTTCTCGGGTATTGAGGCCAAAGTGGAGAGTATCTTTTGCGACGTTAAGTCCTTTGGGTATTTGTGGTTCAAGTATAGATCTAGTAACAACCATATCTCATGGTTAGATTGGTGTAATTTTTCGTTGTTGTAG